The Gadus morhua chromosome 16, gadMor3.0, whole genome shotgun sequence DNA window GGTCGAAAGCTGCGACACCTAAAACCAGAAGGAGAAGggggccttttttttttaccaccaccagcatcatcctcatcctcatcccctCCTATTCTTCCTCTTCGccaggagagagtgtgtgatggTTATGTGGGCAGACATACACTGTCGGATATTTTCTATCTGACAGACTAGTCGATACTTCCACAGCGTGTGGAATATTGATCTTTGTAATTGTAAAGTTAGTGTGGAAGCCATGATGCAGTACTGCTGggtgaccacacacacgcacacagacacactacacacactctcatgcacAGCATTCAGCTGACCACCACAGATACATGTTATAACACTTGTTTTATGTGTTGTAATTGTGTTTCATAATGTTGGTATTTTACCATTAATGACATGCTGCATTTTATTTCCTGGGCAGAAGATGGGGTCTCTGTCAACGTTGCGCAGGCGCACTACACATCTAATCTGTAAACTGAAAATTAGCCTGTCGGCTAACAAGCGCATACTACACATTACACTCGTATTATTCCAAACGTATTTTTATCACCAACTAAATCACATCGATATCCAGGGAAAGATTGGTCATGTGATATTTGCCGTGCTTGTTACAAGTGTATTACATGGAATATTTGGCGTGTTGTTTTGTAATAGCAGGTAGCTCTGCTAGCTGGTTAGCAGTAGCTTCCCGGTCACATCATTTCTCAATTGAGATCAATGGAATACTTTAAATCAATGTATGATAAGCTACACATGTATACTGTAAATGTACTTCATAACTTATTGCTTGGAAGGTGTTCATTTGAATAAGGTTTCAGGAAAATGATACTGTATAATATCTATCTAACACAATAATATATCTCTTTATTTACCCCGAGGGAAAATGTTGTTCTGCAGTTGCATAACAAAGTAGGAATGGAGCAATGGTGTGAAAATATACAATATGATGGTTAAATAGAAGGGTAGTTGCAATAATCACATGTATAGCTAGACATGTGACTGGTGTAGGtatcatacatacacatatcaACTAAATAACACTAGGGTGCCATTCCTAAAATCAAAGTCACAGTAACAGTAATGGCCATACATAAGAGGTCAATGATAATGTGCAAATTGGAATTAACAATGTCTAAATATAACAGAATAATGGTAAGGATCACAGAGATAAATTATGGCGGCAAATAGCCATATATGTACAGAATCATTCCAAAATACAGGCACATTGTTTATAGTTCGATTTAAATGTTCAGTGATAATGTCCATAATAACTTACGTAATGTCCCTGTTATAACACATTTCACATAATGTTGTCCCAATCAGGTAGTCCACTGAGCTAGAAAGAGGAAGATGTAGGAAAATGTAATGAACAGTTCTAAAAGGTTGAAATCAATTGGTTGTATCCAAAGCATGATATCAAGGGGATACTTGCATGATTAATACACGTACATGTTATGatatatgttaaaaaaatatataaggtTTCAGGAGAACCATGGTGCAATATCATCATCACAGTATTGCTACTGAAAACAATGGTATACCTTCCATGCATTGAAAACTCCATGTATGTTAATGCCCTTTTTATGAATGTACCTTGATGGAAGGTGTTAATTAAGCAATTTAAACTCAATGCACACtttcaaattgttttttttttttaaaaagcatgtTGTAATTTTAACTTACTCTTTTCGGTATATTTCATAATTTCTTACAATTAATCGGTTAAAACaatttgaaataaataatttattatataaGTCCCAATttcattaaagaatacaaaaaaaacaatataaacaacATGAATGGTTTGTCAACACCAAGCTGAAGAATGATTTCATATTTTGATCTATTTTCAGTTCCCCAGCCCTTGGTCGATCTTCATGTTAAGCTCCTCAGAAAGCTGGGCAAGTCAGTCACTTCAGACCGCTGGGAGAAATACTTGGCCAAGgtgagtgtgtttatatgtgtgtttaaCATTGAGTTTTGGACGAGTGTACATGTTGAACCACATTGTATGTTAATTAATGAAGGTAGTGGGTTTGAAAGGGGTCAAATACAGAGATCAGAAACAACCAACGTAGCTATTTAGCCCACAACATTATCCCAAGTGGCTTACAATGAATTTGTTTTTAGAGGCCTTTCATTAATTAGCAAGTAGATTAGAACTCCTTGCTCATGGAGAGTGTGGAGTGGACAGTGGTGTTTTCGAAACCTGAACTTTTGACCTGTGAAAGGTAAACTGACTGACTGGTTTACTGGCTATCTTTCTGTCGTGTGCCCAGGTGTGCCAGGAGCTGAACAGCAGCTGGGCCTGGGAGCTGGAGCAGAACCGCTACATGCAGATGTCCATGGAGAGCAAGTCTACCATCCTCAAGGTACCACACACCTTCTCTTCCCTCTGCTCTACACCTACTCTACACCTATACCAGCTCTACACCTACAACTCCTCTGCACCTTCTCCACACCTCCTCTACACCTACATTAGCTCTacaccttccctctcctctacaCCTTCTCTACACCTACACCTCCTCTCAACCTCTTCTCTCATCTCTGCTacaccttccctcctctctgcacctcctctccccttatcTCCCCGATATCAGACAGTGACAGTAGTGCATGTCTGTTGTTGTGTATTCATTTCTCCCCCAGTACCTTTGTGAGTGTCAGTTCGACGACAACCTCAAGTTCAAGGCGTTGGTGAACGACGAGGAGCCGGAGAAGATGCGGCTGCAGCCGATTGGCCGCGACTGGCAGGGCCTGCTGTACTGGCTGCAGCTGGACCCCGAGCAGAACATCCGGCTGTACACAGAGGAGCAGGACGACCTGGACGGCTCCAGCTGGAGGTGCATCGTCAGGTACGCCACTTCCGCTCCCACTTCCCGTTTGAGTCTTTCATTCAATAATAATGGCACATAACAACAATGCTACCAGTTCTACTATCACTggataaataatttaataattccAAATAGTCACATTCAATGGGGCAACTTTAGGCTTTCGATTTTTTGGACTTTTTTCATCTAACATCCTTGTACAGTTGTTTTTATATCTGTTTTCCTTAATTGCACCAATATAACGTAAAAGCTGATAGCTGAAAATTTGCCACTTTCTGAGTTTTTTCCTTTCCGTTCCATTCTATTATGTTTCATTCTTTGGGGTATTGTCATCCACTGCAGCTCGATGTATTTAAAGCTGTAGTTTGTTATGGTCTAATATTGGTTCGTAGTGAACCTCAGCTTGCCACTGAGCCCCAATCAGGGTTTCCCACAGCTGTTTTAAGGCCAGGCGCAGCATCTCTACAAGCAAATTAACTTTTCAATATATACAACAATGTCTGTTCATGTCAGCATCTGCATTCTATTTAAAATAAGATTTCGGCTTCTATAAGATATACTATAATATAGGCTCATATATTATACCGTTATGAGTATAATAATCAATGACATCAAACAGTGGTCAGGCTCAGTGGAGAAGGGGTGCTCCGTTCTGTCTGATTATGCACGGTATTCACATCCAGTCATCGATAAAGAGAATGTGGCAGGGTCTGACACCCAGATGTCGTGTGTGAATGATGTGTTTCAGCATATAGAACAAATGCTCCACCTTTGGATTTAGCAGACCAGCAAAAATGCACTGCCGGCAGTGAATAATGCTCACCAGTgcgagtgggtgtgtgtgtgtaatcgtTGCATGTTGCGCTTTGTGTACGCTAATGTCCTTACAGCACAGGGCAAACTTAGCGGTCCAAGTCATTTCCTTACTGGAACGAATACGTTTTCAGTTAACACCACTACACTCGACTGTGGGTGGTCCCATTCGTTACCTGCTTAAagatgcagtgtgtgtgaggtagTGAGGTTTTCATTTCAAGTTGCCTAAAGCAGCCTCTAAAACCTGTATAATAAGGTTATTGCAATGCGCATGTTTCTCTTTTATGTTAAACCCACGATTATTATACCAAGAGGACCCTACGCTATTGCTTGCCATTTTCTCGTAGTATTTACCCTTCCactaaaccttttttttttttttttctatgctccAGAAATCGTACCGACCTAGCGGAGGCGTTAGACCTGCTGAAGTCCCAGATAGACCCCAACCACAACAAGACCAAGACCGAGGAAGGTTCAGCCAGCGGCAatccagagggagaggagaagacggCGACAGGtgagagcctgggtgctgaatgGATAGAGACAAGAGGGACGGGTGTACATTGTCATTGTTTAGAATGTGAATCCTTTTGTGTAGGTCCTCTGTAAGCTAATAGCTCTGTAATGATTGTTGTTGACTGTGGTCCCCTTTAATGTCCAGCTTTACACCAGTGTTTCCCAACCTCTCATAAGGTCTCGTAAGGTCCTGTGAATGCAAACATTGTGCCTTGATGATTCGTAGCAATGAGGAGTCAATCACGAATCAATCAGTCATTGTGGTACAATGCACATATGTTCACTGGGACATTGATATGACAACCATATGTTAGTTAAAGTGATGCATTTTGGGAagcgtatgcacacacatttaacagAATAAGGAGCGACACATTTCAGACCTAAAGATGGGAGCAAAAGCAGACCGGGATGATAACCAATGTGTCTGATTCTGAGGCCGGAGACTCTGAGCTCAGACAGGCATTCTCATTTTGAATCaataatgcatgtgtgtttcaggaGAAGATGCAGATCGTCTGAAGAAGGAAGGGGATTCTGGGGACCATCTAGCGAACAAGAACCTGTCTGAACCTCCTAAAGCCACAGACGAGAAACCAAACGAAACCGCAGACTTGAAGACGGAGGAGCCTATACAGCCAGGTAACATGTCAGCTGGTTCTGTTGGACTCAGTGCTGCTGCTGATCTTGATCATTGGTTAGATCAAAAGATTTCCTGCATCTAAAAAGTAGTTGATTTCCTTCTATGACCTTTCATCTTCTGTGATCAGCCGTGAAACAAGAAGAGGCGGGGCTTGTCAAACAGGAAGCGACGGGGCTCGTCaaacaggaagagatggaggTTGACCTGAAAGCGCAGCCGTCTGACCTCCCGGCAGACAGGAAGTCGCCAGCGTCATGTCTCGTCATCGATAACCGCGTGAGCACCATCACCGCCATCATCAAACCCGAAAGCAGAGACCTGGATGTCCCCAGCGTCACCCCTAGCAACGCTGTGTCCGTTGTCATGGCGCCCGCGTCCGTCATcaccaaacaggaagtgaacagggaggaggaggcggagcgtgCCGTGGTGAGGAGCAGCCAGCAGGCGAAGATACCACTGAAGAAGAGAGAGCTGAAGCTCGCCGAGGCTTTCCAAGACAACCGCAACCAcctgaacaacaacaacaagggcAGCAGCATCATCGTGTGTAACCCTTCTGTTATCCAGAGCAAGGACGGCGTCCAGGCGGCCGAGGGGAAGCTGGCAAACTCTTTAGTGCCCCATGCCACCTCGGAGGAGAACGCCCCCCAGCCCGAACTGACCAACGGGAAGGCGGCactcctccccgcccccccaccgctGCCCCATAAAGAGGGCGGGCAGAACGGGGTCATCGGGGTCATCGGTCAGGTGGGGGTCATAGGCCACGTGGGGGTGATCCGTAGCCCCATGGAGCGGCCCCGCGGGCCAGGGGCGGAGCCACAGGAGCGTAACGggccgggggaggagggggcagaggggccggggggccggaggAGGCCGGAGGACGTGGggcggtgggaggaggaggaggagaaggagagggaggggaacagGCAGTCCGTGCTGGTGAGGAAGCGGTCCGTGGACGTTGAGGCGGAAGCGCACGCCGACGCGGAAACACCGCGAGCCCCTTCCCCGCCTCCACCCGCGACCCCCTCGCCACCGCACCCCGTCGCAGGAGCCGTCCCGAGGGAGACGGgggcgcaggaggaggagccccaGAAGCCCCCTccgacggagggggagagagcggcgaaggaggagcaggaaacgGCTGAACCCGAGAAGGAGCCTCCGGTGAAAACGGCCGAGCCGGCCGACGCGGAGTccgaggccgccgccgccgcgcagcCGGCGCCCGGCAGCGACGTGACGGACGCCCAGGGGAGGGAGCGGCCGGCCGGGCCGGACACGCAGGCGAAGCCGGGGCCCCTGGAGGTGGCCTCCTCGGAGCTCCAGAAGGAGGGCATCCGGCTGAAGATCAAGATCCCCCCCCACAAGAGGAGCAAGAAGAAaggcagggaggagaaggagagggaggcggaGCAAGAGGCCCTGGAGGAGGACGGGAGGTCCCTCCGGAGGTCGGCCAGGATCTGCAGGtacagcagagtgtgtgtgtgtgtgtgtgtgtgtgtgtttgtgtgtgtgtgtgtgtgggtgtgggtttgtgtgtatatgtgtgttttttttttgtgtgtgtgtgtgcgtgtgtgtgtgtgtgtgtctttggatgGATTTGACGTTATAAAGTTTAACATTCCTTATTTTCCATTGATTATTTGGTGGAATTCATTACAGCTGCGGTATTACTATTTGACTACATTTTATGTCTTGCTCTTCACGCGTCACCCCTGGACACAAATAACTTTCTCAAGAGTCTGCTTGAGTGACAGACTCAAACTTTGAGTCAGTTTTATCATTCCAGTTTGAGTGTTTCGTTAGGTCAGCTTTGAATCTGTTTCATTAAGTCAGTTTTAGTTTGTCTCATTGAGTCAGTTTGAGTGTCTCATTGAGTCAGTTTGAGTGTCTCATTGAGTCAGTTTGAGTGTCTCATTGAGTCAGTTTGAGTGTCTCATTGAGTCAGTTTGAGTGTCTCATTGAGTCAGTTTCAGTCTATTTCATTAAGTCAGTTTAAGTCTTGTTTCATCCCATCTCCAttaacccccaccctcccccctcccaccttctCTCTACAAGATCCTCTGCTTTGCCGATATGCAGGCCCAGTTCTAAGGTCGCTGAAAGCCAGGACAAGAGCGGGCAGAAGACGGGGTCCAAGGACggcgaagaagaggaggaggaggaggaagaagagcaggaggaagaggaggggcagaAGCCTGCAGTGAAGAAAGACCGAAAAACAGACCCCAACTGGCTGGGCAGGAAACCCAAggtggacaagagagagagagagagagagagagagtgtgtgtgtgtgtgtgtgtgtgtgtgtgtatgtgtgtgtgtgtgtgtgtgtgtgtgtgtgtgtgtgtgtgtgtgtgtgtgtgtgtgtgtgtgtgtgtgtgtgtgtgtgtgtgcgactggatatatacaaacaaataaattccAGCGTGATTACTTCTGTTTTATTTGGTctcctgtttgttttttcctgTTGTGTTGTTACTTCCTGTTGTGTTGTTACTTCCTGCCCTTTGGTCACTACCGGTTGTGATGTAACCCTAACTTGGTTTGTTGTCACTTCCTGTTGCGTTGTCAGGGTAAGCGCAGACATCGGCGCCCACGCTGGTCGACGCCGCGCTCCAAACGACGGAGActggcagaggagggggaggggggggagggggggaagggccagaagggggaggagagcgaAGGGGGGCGGGACTCCGGGGACTCCAGCGAATCGGAGGAGCTCCCCATGGAAGACGCATGCAGCCAATGTGGGCTGCCCAACCACCCGGAACTGGTGAGTGAGATTGGATTGAGATGG harbors:
- the rsf1a gene encoding remodeling and spacing factor 1 isoform X1, with product MAAPAAAPSSGPDLCPSFAVVCGFMERYGQTLDLPEISFPQMERYLRETSTVPQPLVDLHVKLLRKLGKSVTSDRWEKYLAKVCQELNSSWAWELEQNRYMQMSMESKSTILKYLCECQFDDNLKFKALVNDEEPEKMRLQPIGRDWQGLLYWLQLDPEQNIRLYTEEQDDLDGSSWRCIVRNRTDLAEALDLLKSQIDPNHNKTKTEEGSASGNPEGEEKTATGEDADRLKKEGDSGDHLANKNLSEPPKATDEKPNETADLKTEEPIQPAVKQEEAGLVKQEATGLVKQEEMEVDLKAQPSDLPADRKSPASCLVIDNRVSTITAIIKPESRDLDVPSVTPSNAVSVVMAPASVITKQEVNREEEAERAVVRSSQQAKIPLKKRELKLAEAFQDNRNHLNNNNKGSSIIVCNPSVIQSKDGVQAAEGKLANSLVPHATSEENAPQPELTNGKAALLPAPPPLPHKEGGQNGVIGVIGQVGVIGHVGVIRSPMERPRGPGAEPQERNGPGEEGAEGPGGRRRPEDVGRWEEEEEKEREGNRQSVLVRKRSVDVEAEAHADAETPRAPSPPPPATPSPPHPVAGAVPRETGAQEEEPQKPPPTEGERAAKEEQETAEPEKEPPVKTAEPADAESEAAAAAQPAPGSDVTDAQGRERPAGPDTQAKPGPLEVASSELQKEGIRLKIKIPPHKRSKKKGREEKEREAEQEALEEDGRSLRRSARICRSSALPICRPSSKVAESQDKSGQKTGSKDGEEEEEEEEEEQEEEEGQKPAVKKDRKTDPNWLGRKPKGKRRHRRPRWSTPRSKRRRLAEEGEGGEGGKGQKGEESEGGRDSGDSSESEELPMEDACSQCGLPNHPELILLCDSCDNGYHTACLRPPLMLIPDGEWFCPPCQHKLLCERLEEQLLNLDSNLKKRERALRRKERLVYVGISVENIIPEGDVEPTAEKSEKKKDSKKSSKNLGRRSTRTRKCISYRFDDFDDAIDEAIEEDVGDVYGGAGAVRGKDINTILSDEGKQAEQPIKSQARLARSRKRRRLNDLESDSTAAESEEEFMLSNSSEEEEFAAEEDEEGEDDEDGGSDAGSDASGRRPKRGAPRSTASRTARGHKRKSQKHRAKRPRRRRPRSSEEEEGETEEEMDSDWSSDMSDSEADRKRKGLRRGQRQQVNYRETSESSDNSGASANKSKENKPRLKPRRQRLSSDYSDSSASSRGSDEEDDAEGGGEERGGPRRRGGGRKRRRGEEEERPRKSRQGSKKRRADADDDDDDDDDEEDRRRRLKRRRLAAAAEEEERERRKRRMKRRNKEEEEEEKMGRGRRREILSKRRQQRLAQMLKKRRPSTDDDSDRSGDSQDSDSSSEEDRPVRKRLNRIDSDDDEEEHDDDRGDEEEKEGDKESKNKKPSERESRVAGGDGERGDEDDDGDEEDGAQEKPRGRSLSPTDKLSTSRGLAKPGAGSPTSPRDSAGSDKLSRHNGPLPPEKVKEEHGQTDLSNFVPNSPAS
- the rsf1a gene encoding remodeling and spacing factor 1 isoform X2, which gives rise to MAAPAAAPSSGPDLCPSFAVVCGFMERYGQTLDLPEISFPQMERYLRETSTVPQPLVDLHVKLLRKLGKSVTSDRWEKYLAKVCQELNSSWAWELEQNRYMQMSMESKSTILKYLCECQFDDNLKFKALVNDEEPEKMRLQPIGRDWQGLLYWLQLDPEQNIRLYTEEQDDLDGSSWRCIVRNRTDLAEALDLLKSQIDPNHNKTKTEEGSASGNPEGEEKTATGEDADRLKKEGDSGDHLANKNLSEPPKATDEKPNETADLKTEEPIQPAVKQEEAGLVKQEATGLVKQEEMEVDLKAQPSDLPADRKSPASCLVIDNRVSTITAIIKPESRDLDVPSVTPSNAVSVVMAPASVITKQEVNREEEAERAVVRSSQQAKIPLKKRELKLAEAFQDNRNHLNNNNKGSSIIVCNPSVIQSKDGVQAAEGKLANSLVPHATSEENAPQPELTNGKAALLPAPPPLPHKEGGQNGVIGVIGQVGVIGHVGVIRSPMERPRGPGAEPQERNGPGEEGAEGPGGRRRPEDVGRWEEEEEKEREGNRQSVLVRKRSVDVEAEAHADAETPRAPSPPPPATPSPPHPVAGAVPRETGAQEEEPQKPPPTEGERAAKEEQETAEPEKEPPVKTAEPADAESEAAAAAQPAPGSDVTDAQGRERPAGPDTQAKPGPLEVASSELQKEGIRLKIKIPPHKRSKKKGREEKEREAEQEALEEDGRSLRRSARICRPSSKVAESQDKSGQKTGSKDGEEEEEEEEEEQEEEEGQKPAVKKDRKTDPNWLGRKPKGKRRHRRPRWSTPRSKRRRLAEEGEGGEGGKGQKGEESEGGRDSGDSSESEELPMEDACSQCGLPNHPELILLCDSCDNGYHTACLRPPLMLIPDGEWFCPPCQHKLLCERLEEQLLNLDSNLKKRERALRRKERLVYVGISVENIIPEGDVEPTAEKSEKKKDSKKSSKNLGRRSTRTRKCISYRFDDFDDAIDEAIEEDVGDVYGGAGAVRGKDINTILSDEGKQAEQPIKSQARLARSRKRRRLNDLESDSTAAESEEEFMLSNSSEEEEFAAEEDEEGEDDEDGGSDAGSDASGRRPKRGAPRSTASRTARGHKRKSQKHRAKRPRRRRPRSSEEEEGETEEEMDSDWSSDMSDSEADRKRKGLRRGQRQQVNYRETSESSDNSGASANKSKENKPRLKPRRQRLSSDYSDSSASSRGSDEEDDAEGGGEERGGPRRRGGGRKRRRGEEEERPRKSRQGSKKRRADADDDDDDDDDEEDRRRRLKRRRLAAAAEEEERERRKRRMKRRNKEEEEEEKMGRGRRREILSKRRQQRLAQMLKKRRPSTDDDSDRSGDSQDSDSSSEEDRPVRKRLNRIDSDDDEEEHDDDRGDEEEKEGDKESKNKKPSERESRVAGGDGERGDEDDDGDEEDGAQEKPRGRSLSPTDKLSTSRGLAKPGAGSPTSPRDSAGSDKLSRHNGPLPPEKVKEEHGQTDLSNFVPNSPAS